One window of Chamaesiphon minutus PCC 6605 genomic DNA carries:
- the ntcA gene encoding global nitrogen regulator NtcA translates to MTIAMQDKPLASIFQQLAGGAFPPVLETFDRNKTIFFPGDPAERVYFLTKGAVKLSRVYEAGEEITVALLRENSVFGVLSLITGNKSDRFYHAVAFTPVELLSLSIDHFEKALKENPELSSIVLKGLSSRILQTEMMIETLAHRDMGSRLASFLLILCRDFGVPNGNGITIDLKLSHQAIAEAIGSTRVTVTRLLGDLRNEDNQVISIQKKKITVHNPVALSQQFN, encoded by the coding sequence ATGACGATCGCGATGCAAGATAAACCACTAGCTAGTATCTTTCAGCAATTGGCTGGAGGAGCTTTCCCCCCTGTATTAGAAACATTCGATCGCAATAAAACTATCTTTTTCCCTGGCGATCCTGCCGAACGCGTCTATTTTCTCACCAAAGGTGCGGTAAAACTGTCTCGCGTTTACGAAGCAGGGGAAGAGATTACCGTGGCTTTACTGCGCGAAAATAGCGTCTTTGGAGTCCTATCTTTGATTACGGGGAATAAGTCCGACAGATTTTATCATGCGGTGGCATTTACCCCAGTGGAGCTATTGTCTCTGTCGATCGACCACTTTGAGAAAGCTCTTAAGGAAAATCCCGAACTATCTTCGATCGTCCTCAAGGGTTTATCTTCCCGCATTCTCCAAACCGAAATGATGATCGAAACTTTAGCACATCGAGATATGGGATCGCGGCTGGCTAGTTTCTTACTGATTTTGTGTAGGGATTTTGGCGTCCCCAATGGCAATGGCATCACGATCGATCTTAAGTTATCACACCAAGCGATCGCCGAAGCCATCGGTTCGACTCGCGTCACCGTCACCCGCCTCCTCGGTGACTTACGCAATGAAGACAATCAGGTTATCTCCATTCAAAAGAAAAAAATTACCGTTCATAATCCGGTGGCTTTGAGTCAACAGTTTAATTAG
- the fabI gene encoding enoyl-ACP reductase FabI has translation MLNLSGKNALVTGIANSRSIAWGIAQQLHAAGANIGITYLPDEKGKMERKVEELVAPLNPSIYLPLNVQDDAQIDRTFAEVGEKWGRVDILIHCLAFANKEDLSGDFSKTSRAGFAQALDISTYSLNRLAGAAKPLMTQGGSIITLTYLGGVKVIPNYNVMGIAKAGLEMSVRYLAAEFGSQNVRVNGISAGPIRTLASSAVGGILDMIHHVEEVAPLRRTVTQTEVGNTAAFLASDLASGITGQIIYVDAGYETVGM, from the coding sequence GTGCTAAATTTAAGCGGCAAAAATGCCTTAGTAACTGGAATTGCCAATAGTCGCTCTATTGCCTGGGGAATCGCGCAACAACTCCATGCGGCTGGAGCGAATATCGGCATTACCTATCTACCTGACGAAAAAGGCAAGATGGAGCGCAAAGTGGAAGAATTAGTCGCTCCCCTCAACCCGAGTATTTATCTCCCGCTCAATGTTCAAGATGACGCTCAAATCGATCGTACCTTTGCCGAGGTTGGCGAAAAGTGGGGACGAGTGGATATTCTGATTCACTGTCTGGCTTTTGCCAATAAAGAGGATCTATCTGGAGATTTTAGCAAAACTTCTCGTGCGGGTTTCGCTCAGGCACTGGATATCAGTACCTACTCTCTCAATCGCCTTGCGGGTGCGGCTAAACCATTGATGACACAGGGTGGCAGTATTATCACTCTCACTTATCTGGGTGGGGTCAAGGTAATTCCAAATTATAACGTAATGGGAATTGCTAAAGCTGGTTTGGAAATGAGCGTGCGCTACCTGGCTGCCGAATTTGGCTCTCAAAATGTCCGCGTCAATGGTATTTCTGCAGGGCCGATTCGGACATTGGCTTCTTCGGCTGTCGGTGGTATTTTGGATATGATTCACCACGTTGAAGAGGTGGCTCCATTACGTCGGACTGTTACCCAAACCGAAGTTGGTAATACCGCAGCCTTCCTAGCTAGCGATCTAGCCAGTGGAATTACCGGACAAATTATCTATGTAGATGCGGGTTACGAGACGGTGGGAATGTAG
- a CDS encoding PPC domain-containing protein: MSSLTNNCYYLSLLTAILAQGIFCVNASAVPRTTIVETPATKNTRFVYAPISIPVSGEVNDTLSDRDIPTGDGGFARDYSIQLKAGDQIAIDLTSETFDAVVTLLNSEGKTIGKNDDGPDGTSNSLLFTRIKDTGNYVIRVQGFGETSSGAFKLKVSKLKAQ; the protein is encoded by the coding sequence ATGTCAAGCCTAACTAATAATTGCTATTATTTGTCACTCCTTACTGCAATCCTAGCTCAGGGTATTTTTTGTGTTAATGCTAGCGCAGTTCCCCGTACTACTATCGTTGAAACACCTGCGACCAAAAATACTAGATTTGTCTATGCACCAATTTCTATACCTGTTAGTGGCGAAGTTAACGATACACTTTCCGACCGCGATATTCCTACCGGAGATGGTGGCTTTGCCAGAGATTATTCAATTCAATTAAAAGCTGGGGACCAAATCGCCATCGATCTGACTTCGGAAACTTTTGATGCTGTTGTAACACTGCTAAATTCCGAAGGAAAAACGATCGGCAAAAATGACGATGGCCCCGATGGTACTAGTAATTCGCTGCTATTTACTAGAATCAAAGATACTGGCAATTATGTCATCCGCGTTCAAGGATTCGGCGAAACCAGCAGCGGCGCATTTAAGTTGAAAGTCAGTAAGTTGAAAGCACAGTAG
- the lspA gene encoding signal peptidase II has translation MKLRNYYFWIAAIVNIGIDILSKRAIVTTLQVERTSIPLIPNIFHFTYIRNHGAAFSMLEGQPWLGWLSLLVSIFLVSLGIFKTFHTIWEQLGYGLILAGAVGNGIDRLFFGGSVVDFIDLRIINFAIFNWADISINVGILCLLIHNFIDRSPRASSH, from the coding sequence ATGAAACTTAGAAATTATTATTTTTGGATTGCGGCGATTGTGAATATTGGGATCGATATTCTTAGTAAAAGAGCGATCGTCACTACTCTCCAAGTCGAGCGCACATCAATTCCGCTGATTCCCAATATTTTTCATTTTACTTATATTCGCAACCATGGGGCGGCATTTAGTATGCTTGAAGGACAACCATGGTTGGGATGGTTGTCATTATTGGTGAGTATCTTTTTAGTCTCGCTGGGTATCTTTAAAACTTTTCATACTATTTGGGAGCAGCTAGGCTACGGACTGATTTTAGCTGGAGCAGTCGGCAATGGGATCGATCGACTATTTTTTGGAGGTTCGGTGGTAGACTTTATCGACCTGAGAATAATTAATTTTGCGATCTTTAATTGGGCAGATATCTCGATTAATGTTGGTATTTTATGCTTGTTAATTCATAATTTTATCGATCGATCGCCAAGAGCTAGCTCTCATTAA
- a CDS encoding biotin transporter BioY: MTTVSRPYILMWTIVGLFLTIGANFLPAYVTNAPWQWLSGGISAYPLGFKCQVGAVLLVSCLGGKTAGVLTQVTYLLLGLLWLKIFNDGGGIEYLQKPAFGYLLAFIPGAWVCGQLAFRRAPQLEYLGLSCLCGLITIHTIGIIYLIIFQLINWQKLGGFQLLNSIATYSVYPLLSQIVLGCTATLIAFVLRRLMFY, encoded by the coding sequence ATGACTACAGTTTCTCGTCCTTATATTTTGATGTGGACGATTGTTGGTCTATTTCTGACAATCGGTGCAAACTTTCTACCTGCTTATGTTACTAATGCCCCCTGGCAATGGCTTAGTGGAGGGATTAGTGCTTATCCATTAGGATTTAAGTGTCAAGTTGGAGCGGTATTATTGGTAAGTTGTTTGGGTGGTAAAACTGCTGGAGTACTCACTCAAGTTACTTACTTATTACTGGGATTGCTCTGGCTCAAAATTTTTAATGATGGTGGAGGGATTGAATATCTTCAAAAACCTGCCTTCGGTTATTTACTAGCATTTATTCCTGGTGCTTGGGTCTGCGGCCAACTTGCATTTCGACGCGCTCCTCAATTAGAATATTTAGGCTTGAGTTGTTTGTGTGGGTTAATAACGATTCATACGATCGGGATTATCTATTTAATAATATTTCAACTAATTAATTGGCAAAAGTTAGGTGGATTTCAATTATTAAACTCGATCGCTACTTACTCTGTTTACCCATTGCTAAGTCAAATAGTACTCGGTTGTACGGCAACATTAATCGCTTTCGTGCTGCGGCGACTGATGTTTTATTGA
- the psb27 gene encoding photosystem II protein Psb27 gives MFKRLWSQLFALVLVVVVGLAGCSASPGGLVGNYRQDTMTVLNSLKAVLEMPDDSPDRAAAQSLAKLNINDFAARYRQDPALTKLSSFTNMRTALNSLAAHYAAYPNRPLPEKLKTNLEQKFKQIELALQRNA, from the coding sequence ATGTTTAAGCGTCTGTGGTCGCAGTTATTTGCGTTAGTGCTAGTTGTTGTAGTTGGATTAGCTGGCTGTTCGGCTAGCCCTGGGGGACTAGTTGGCAATTATCGTCAGGACACAATGACCGTCCTAAATAGTCTCAAAGCTGTACTAGAGATGCCCGATGATTCCCCAGACAGAGCAGCAGCGCAGTCGCTAGCAAAGCTCAACATCAATGATTTTGCCGCTCGCTACCGCCAAGATCCCGCTTTGACGAAGCTGAGTTCGTTTACAAATATGCGAACCGCGCTCAACTCGTTGGCGGCTCACTATGCTGCTTATCCCAATCGTCCGCTCCCAGAAAAGCTCAAAACTAATTTAGAGCAGAAATTCAAGCAAATTGAGTTAGCATTACAACGCAACGCGTAA
- a CDS encoding tetratricopeptide repeat protein, protein MSEHTNTLIAIRDTSDILLSAKAKYKSCDYYGAIAEYSLAIEFHPHMSLAFCCRGDAYYKLGEAQKAMNDYNRSSELDPKLVIVYYRRGNLYYSTKDYDLAIADYSHAIELKPDFALAYSSRGCAYKELYGEQEAAVDWRAAAKLFKEQGNLEKYNYMLELTALSTSIDTLTSGMLL, encoded by the coding sequence ATGTCAGAGCACACCAACACTTTAATTGCCATCAGAGATACTAGCGATATTTTACTATCAGCTAAAGCGAAATATAAAAGCTGTGACTACTACGGGGCAATAGCTGAGTATTCACTGGCGATTGAATTTCATCCACACATGTCTTTAGCATTTTGTTGTCGAGGTGATGCTTACTACAAATTAGGTGAAGCTCAAAAAGCAATGAATGATTATAACCGATCGAGCGAACTCGATCCTAAATTAGTCATTGTTTACTATCGACGAGGTAACTTATACTATTCTACTAAAGATTACGATTTAGCGATCGCCGATTATAGTCACGCGATCGAACTCAAACCAGATTTTGCACTTGCTTATTCTAGTCGCGGTTGTGCTTACAAAGAATTGTACGGCGAACAAGAAGCTGCGGTCGATTGGCGCGCTGCTGCAAAATTATTTAAAGAGCAAGGTAATTTAGAGAAGTACAACTATATGTTGGAGTTAACTGCTCTCAGTACTAGTATCGATACTTTGACTTCGGGAATGTTACTTTAG
- a CDS encoding ComF family protein — MSDPWFLGVASNLKERALNLFLRPNCPLCDRSAMAVCCEYCQRQIYDERLERPERYWHGDIPLFAWGKYQGAIKRSIGKFKYDGHRSIGDLYGELIAQSWQKFTPPNVPTQLVAVPIPLHSEKLVTRGFNQAELIARKFCQLTGAKLDLSLHRTRSTVPQFGLSKSERQQNVADAFTLNNSALKAGTTVLLIDDIYTTGATVRSATTVLRSHDINVCGVAVIAIAGEGSNKGRG; from the coding sequence ATGTCAGATCCTTGGTTCCTTGGCGTAGCCTCTAATCTCAAAGAGCGCGCCTTAAATCTATTTCTGCGGCCAAATTGCCCCCTATGCGACCGCTCGGCTATGGCAGTCTGCTGTGAGTATTGTCAGCGTCAAATCTACGACGAACGCTTGGAACGACCAGAGCGTTATTGGCATGGCGATATACCGCTATTTGCTTGGGGAAAATATCAAGGGGCAATTAAAAGATCGATCGGTAAATTTAAATATGATGGTCATCGATCGATCGGCGATCTTTATGGGGAATTAATCGCTCAGAGTTGGCAAAAATTCACACCGCCAAATGTTCCAACTCAATTGGTTGCCGTACCAATCCCACTTCATTCCGAAAAACTCGTAACCAGAGGCTTCAATCAAGCTGAGTTAATCGCTCGCAAATTCTGTCAATTAACGGGTGCTAAATTAGATCTCAGTCTACACCGCACTCGATCGACTGTCCCTCAATTTGGCTTATCTAAATCCGAGCGTCAGCAAAATGTTGCTGATGCATTTACACTGAATAATTCTGCACTTAAAGCTGGTACCACAGTGTTATTAATCGATGATATCTATACCACAGGTGCGACTGTCCGATCTGCTACAACAGTCTTACGATCCCATGATATTAATGTCTGTGGTGTCGCTGTCATCGCCATTGCGGGCGAGGGTAGTAACAAAGGTAGAGGGTAG
- a CDS encoding DegT/DnrJ/EryC1/StrS family aminotransferase codes for MKPIPVNEPLLNGNEQKYLSECIETGWISADGLFVRQFETQFAASVDRQFAIAVSNGSAALEVAVAALRIGAGDEVILPTFTIISCAAAIVRAGAVPVVIDADPVTWNMDISQIEAKITSRTKAIMVVHIYGLPVDMHPILELADRYHLAVIEDAAEMHGQTYMQRPCGSFGDLSTFSFYANKHITTGEGGMIVTDDPDLAARCRSLRNLCFEPVRRFVHTELGWNLRMSNLHAAVGVAQLERLAEFVDRKRAIGRQYTELLAGIPGIELPLVKTNYAENIYWVYGIVLKDEVLFDAKVFSEKLAAANIRPILKPV; via the coding sequence ATGAAGCCAATCCCCGTTAACGAACCACTCCTTAATGGCAACGAACAGAAATATTTAAGCGAATGTATCGAAACAGGCTGGATTTCGGCTGATGGGTTATTCGTGAGACAATTTGAGACGCAGTTTGCAGCTAGTGTCGATCGGCAGTTTGCCATCGCCGTCAGTAATGGTTCTGCTGCTCTAGAAGTTGCTGTTGCGGCATTGAGAATTGGTGCGGGTGACGAAGTAATTTTACCCACTTTTACGATTATCTCTTGTGCTGCGGCGATCGTCCGTGCTGGAGCCGTACCTGTGGTTATAGATGCCGATCCAGTTACCTGGAATATGGACATCAGCCAGATCGAGGCCAAAATTACCTCCCGCACCAAAGCAATCATGGTGGTTCATATCTACGGATTACCAGTAGATATGCACCCGATCTTAGAATTAGCCGATCGCTACCACCTCGCAGTCATCGAAGATGCTGCGGAAATGCACGGACAGACATACATGCAGCGTCCGTGTGGGAGCTTTGGCGATCTGAGCACCTTTAGTTTTTATGCAAATAAACACATCACCACTGGCGAGGGGGGAATGATTGTCACCGACGATCCTGACTTAGCCGCACGCTGTCGATCGTTACGGAACCTTTGCTTTGAGCCAGTTCGACGATTCGTCCATACTGAGCTGGGCTGGAATCTGCGGATGAGCAATCTACATGCCGCCGTCGGTGTCGCTCAACTAGAACGTCTAGCCGAGTTTGTCGATCGCAAACGTGCGATCGGGCGGCAATATACCGAATTATTAGCAGGTATCCCCGGTATCGAGCTACCGTTGGTAAAAACTAACTATGCCGAAAATATCTATTGGGTGTATGGGATCGTCCTCAAAGATGAAGTTCTGTTTGATGCAAAAGTATTTAGCGAAAAATTAGCAGCAGCAAATATTAGACCTATCCTAAAACCTGTGTAG
- a CDS encoding transposase family protein has product MKNPLEYIENYPERTKQIIGINYEQWSALVEIAKIEEERLRLAHEKQKIRINKKGGGRPKKLTLEEEICLCVFYLRHLPTFEILGLQFSVSKTEANDTFNYWIKILRKILPSSLIEGARKDREELAVVKEMLAEYELIVDSWEQPRERPEDNQVQKEYYSGKKKQHTFKGQVITLPSGKDLVDVEVGKQGKTSDISIFREQQKKFNIEQKFTGDKGYQGGINIKIPQKKPRGKELTDLQKEVNKEISSERIYVEHVIRLIKIFRAAKERFRMKGNKYEEVILTICGLVRLRLGTLILAV; this is encoded by the coding sequence ATGAAAAATCCACTAGAATATATTGAAAACTATCCAGAACGAACAAAGCAAATTATCGGAATTAATTACGAGCAGTGGTCGGCATTAGTAGAGATTGCAAAAATTGAGGAAGAAAGATTAAGATTGGCACATGAAAAACAAAAGATTAGGATTAATAAAAAAGGAGGAGGGAGACCTAAAAAACTCACCTTAGAGGAAGAAATATGTTTGTGTGTATTTTATCTAAGGCATTTGCCGACATTTGAAATCCTAGGGTTGCAATTTAGTGTTTCCAAAACAGAAGCGAATGATACATTTAATTACTGGATAAAAATCCTGAGAAAAATACTACCATCTAGCCTAATAGAGGGAGCAAGAAAAGACCGAGAAGAATTGGCAGTGGTGAAAGAAATGCTCGCCGAGTATGAGTTGATTGTAGATAGTTGGGAACAGCCGAGAGAAAGACCTGAAGACAATCAGGTGCAGAAAGAATATTATTCAGGAAAGAAAAAGCAACACACATTTAAAGGGCAGGTAATTACATTACCATCAGGAAAAGATTTAGTCGATGTAGAGGTGGGCAAACAAGGTAAGACTAGTGATATTAGTATATTTAGAGAACAGCAAAAGAAATTTAATATTGAGCAGAAATTTACCGGAGACAAAGGATATCAAGGTGGTATTAATATCAAAATTCCTCAGAAGAAGCCAAGAGGAAAAGAATTAACAGATCTACAAAAAGAGGTGAACAAGGAAATATCTAGTGAAAGAATATATGTAGAACATGTCATTCGCCTAATCAAGATATTTAGGGCGGCCAAAGAAAGATTCCGGATGAAGGGGAATAAATATGAAGAAGTAATACTAACAATATGTGGATTAGTTAGATTGCGACTGGGAACATTGATTTTAGCAGTTTGA
- a CDS encoding methyltransferase, TIGR04325 family, translated as MKKTIAKIPVLGQVYRYLAATKYKQKFANDCYGCFWGMFDTFEAAIKAAPTTKNIGYDCAELAQEYQKMLDRGDWEASNSMVRSFDYPVLYWISRIAQQTSLFGVDVGDSLPLDTASGSQSFSETRAVSPFLRNAARTEHHIHFFDFGGNLGIHFVNYANYLDFPDSLRWIVCELPEIVKVGNASNKDPRLTFTTDFGLANGADLFLASGSVQYDKDLAAKINGLEIQPKHILINRLGLYEGKRFVTLQNGGKVFYPQFIFNRREFIESFTSIGYELIDIWEDNVDSCYIPSHPQVHVPCYYGLYFKLNNGIV; from the coding sequence ATGAAGAAAACGATCGCAAAAATCCCCGTACTCGGACAGGTGTATCGCTATTTAGCAGCCACCAAATATAAACAAAAGTTTGCTAACGATTGTTATGGTTGTTTTTGGGGCATGTTCGATACGTTTGAAGCAGCAATTAAAGCCGCACCAACTACCAAAAATATCGGCTATGATTGTGCCGAGCTAGCACAAGAATACCAAAAAATGCTCGATCGCGGTGACTGGGAAGCTAGTAACTCGATGGTTAGATCTTTTGATTATCCAGTGCTGTATTGGATTAGTAGGATCGCTCAACAGACCTCGCTCTTTGGCGTTGATGTTGGCGACAGCCTGCCTTTAGACACAGCATCTGGTTCGCAAAGCTTCTCGGAGACAAGAGCAGTCTCTCCTTTCCTGCGGAACGCTGCGCGAACGGAGCATCACATCCATTTTTTTGACTTTGGTGGTAATTTGGGCATTCATTTTGTAAATTATGCTAACTATCTTGATTTTCCCGACAGTTTGCGCTGGATTGTGTGCGAGTTACCTGAAATAGTCAAAGTAGGTAACGCCTCAAATAAAGATCCAAGATTGACTTTTACAACTGATTTTGGATTGGCTAATGGTGCCGATCTTTTCTTAGCATCAGGCTCGGTTCAGTACGATAAAGATCTGGCTGCAAAAATAAATGGTCTAGAAATACAGCCCAAGCATATATTAATTAACCGCTTGGGATTGTATGAAGGTAAAAGGTTTGTCACGCTTCAAAATGGTGGCAAGGTTTTTTATCCTCAGTTTATATTCAATCGCCGTGAATTTATTGAATCATTTACATCGATCGGTTACGAACTAATCGATATTTGGGAAGATAATGTAGATAGTTGTTATATCCCATCTCATCCACAAGTACACGTTCCTTGCTACTATGGACTTTATTTTAAGTTAAACAATGGAATAGTGTAA
- a CDS encoding class I SAM-dependent DNA methyltransferase produces the protein MAIFDNYARYYDLLYQDKDYEGEAQFVDRLIQTHAPQTKTILELGCGTGNHAMLLATAGYQVCGVDLSAEMLEYASRQCDRVSPEVAARLQFSQGDLRQVRFVSGASQNENRQFDAVISLFHVISYQTTNQDLLAAFETAKIHLKPGGVFIFDIWYGPAVCHDPPTVRIKRLANRSIQVTRIAEPIVYPNENLVDVNYHVFIKDLSNGAIEELKETHTMRYLFKPELELISSTLDLEIVECREWLTDRQPGLNTWGVYLVIKN, from the coding sequence ATGGCAATTTTTGATAATTATGCTCGTTACTACGACCTGCTATATCAGGATAAAGACTATGAAGGTGAAGCTCAATTTGTCGATCGACTAATTCAGACTCACGCACCACAGACGAAAACAATTCTCGAACTCGGCTGTGGAACTGGTAACCATGCAATGCTGTTAGCCACAGCAGGCTATCAAGTTTGTGGTGTAGATCTGAGTGCAGAAATGCTAGAATATGCCAGCCGACAGTGCGATCGAGTATCCCCAGAAGTTGCAGCAAGGCTACAATTTAGTCAAGGGGATCTGCGTCAAGTTAGATTCGTTAGCGGAGCTTCTCAGAATGAGAATCGCCAGTTTGATGCCGTCATCTCTTTGTTTCATGTTATTAGCTATCAAACCACCAATCAAGATTTATTAGCGGCGTTTGAAACTGCGAAGATTCATCTTAAGCCAGGTGGAGTATTTATCTTCGATATCTGGTATGGTCCTGCGGTGTGTCACGATCCGCCAACTGTCAGAATTAAACGTCTGGCAAATCGATCGATCCAAGTAACTCGAATTGCCGAACCGATTGTCTACCCAAATGAGAATTTAGTAGATGTTAACTATCATGTTTTTATCAAAGATCTCAGTAATGGTGCGATCGAAGAACTAAAAGAAACTCATACCATGCGATATTTATTCAAACCCGAATTAGAACTAATATCTAGTACGCTGGATCTGGAGATTGTTGAGTGTCGAGAGTGGTTGACAGATCGGCAACCAGGACTCAATACATGGGGAGTTTATTTGGTAATTAAGAATTAA
- a CDS encoding glycosyltransferase family 4 protein, whose translation MKVALFISSQTPESGGSYTFESQIIDALLELHSHSKHTFFLYVSEQKIPEWTVGICLPIVSVYLSKLSKIKSIVWTALSACINKIQHPRTRFKIENWREKHLLDSLALHQIDVILSLTPNCPTVEYPSIATIWDLQHKLQSYFPEVSEAGEWDRREKFYTEMLSRAAFIITGTETGKAEIERFYQVPAARIKVIPFFTPQFALNPVPIERNIKTKFNLPERYLFYPAQFWPHKNHVGLLLALKYLKEKYNLELALVLVGANKGNEFYVREKVQELDLSKQVYFLNFVDRVDLISLYVNAFAMTFVTFFGPDNFPPLEAMALGCPVIASNVSGAQEQLGSAAILVDPKQPAEIALAIESLVKDDLLRQKTIENGLKRANRWTAKDYIQEIFATIDDFEAIRRCWK comes from the coding sequence ATGAAAGTAGCTCTATTTATTAGTAGTCAAACTCCTGAAAGTGGAGGAAGTTATACTTTTGAGAGTCAGATAATAGATGCTTTGTTGGAACTTCATTCTCATAGTAAACATACATTCTTTTTGTATGTGTCGGAGCAAAAAATACCCGAATGGACAGTGGGTATATGTCTGCCGATAGTATCGGTTTATCTCTCTAAGTTATCTAAAATTAAGTCGATTGTCTGGACAGCACTTTCTGCTTGCATCAATAAAATACAACATCCAAGAACGCGATTCAAGATTGAAAACTGGCGCGAAAAACATCTACTAGATTCCTTGGCATTACATCAAATCGATGTGATTTTATCATTGACACCAAATTGTCCTACTGTCGAATATCCATCGATCGCGACTATTTGGGACTTACAACATAAGTTGCAATCGTATTTTCCAGAGGTAAGTGAAGCTGGAGAATGGGACAGAAGAGAAAAATTTTACACAGAAATGTTGAGCCGTGCGGCATTCATTATCACGGGAACAGAGACAGGTAAAGCAGAAATTGAAAGATTTTATCAGGTTCCTGCCGCCAGAATTAAAGTAATTCCTTTTTTTACACCTCAGTTTGCGTTAAATCCGGTTCCCATCGAGCGAAATATCAAGACTAAATTCAATCTTCCGGAGCGATATTTATTTTATCCAGCTCAATTTTGGCCGCACAAAAATCATGTCGGTCTACTCCTCGCGCTTAAATACTTAAAGGAAAAATACAATTTAGAGTTAGCCTTAGTCTTAGTTGGTGCCAATAAAGGAAATGAGTTTTATGTCAGAGAGAAAGTCCAAGAACTCGACTTGTCAAAACAAGTATATTTTCTCAATTTCGTCGATCGAGTAGATCTGATATCGCTATATGTCAATGCTTTTGCCATGACATTTGTGACTTTCTTCGGTCCCGATAATTTTCCCCCACTCGAAGCAATGGCTCTCGGCTGTCCGGTAATTGCCTCTAATGTGTCGGGGGCACAAGAGCAACTAGGATCGGCAGCGATACTAGTCGATCCCAAGCAGCCAGCAGAAATAGCGTTGGCGATCGAGTCTTTAGTTAAAGACGATTTGCTCCGTCAAAAGACGATCGAAAATGGCTTAAAAAGAGCAAATCGCTGGACTGCCAAAGATTATATCCAAGAAATTTTTGCCACGATCGATGATTTCGAGGCAATTAGACGTTGTTGGAAGTAG